ACGTTCAACACGTCGCCCACCTTGACCGGCGCCGCGACGATCACGCGCTTGGCGCCGCGGTCCAGGTGGCCCTGCAGCGTGTCCGGCGTCAGGAACTTGCCGGTGCACTCCAGCACCACGTCCACGCCCAGGTCGCCCCAGGGGATCTCGGCAGCGGTGGCGTGCGAGGAGAAGCCCAGCCGGCGCTCGCCGATCCACAGCGCGGCGTCGCCGTCGGCGGCGATGCGGTTGCGCCAGCGCCCCTGCACGCTGTCGAATTCGAGCAGGTGCGCCGTGGCGGCGGCGCCGCCCTTCAGCTCGTTGAGGTGCACCACCTCCAGCCGGTTGTCCGCGCGGGGGTCGTCCGCGGGCCGCTCCGCCGCGCCCATCGCCGCCCGCAGCGCCAGCCGCCCGATGCGCCCCATGCCATTGATGCCGACTCTCACGATCGCAACTCCATCAGAAACTGGAAATCAGAACTGGAACCTCGAATGATTCGATTATTTTAGAAATGACGTATGACCATTCGGTGACACACAGGGCGCTCACGTACGGGCGCAGCGGGACGTCAGCAGCCCGCGCAGCCCCCTGCCGGCGTGCCAGCCACCTCGGCGGCGCCGCAGGGCTCGCCCTGGCAGCAGTGGGCGCTGAGGTAGGCCAGCAGGTCGTTCATCTGCTGGATCGAGGGGCGGTAGATCAGGTTGCGGCCATCGCGCTCCTGCGTGACCAGCCCGGCGTGCATCAGCTCCTTCAGGTGGAAGGACAGCGTGGAGGCCGGCACGTCGAGCAGTGCCGACAGCGCACCCGGCGTCAGCCCCTGCGGTCCGGCGCCCACCAGCGCGCGGAACACGCGCAGGCGCATGGCCTGGGCCAGGGCGGCCAGGGAGAGGACGGCGTCTTTTTCTTCCATCGTTCGAAGTGTATGGAAATGATCGGCGGAAAGCCAGGGGCGCAAACCTATACTGCCGGCTGAATCACTGTTGCGATCCGACCCGATGACTCCGCTGCCTCCCTGCCCCCAGTGCCAGTCCACCTTCGTCTACGAGGACGGCGCGAACTACATCTGCCCGGAGTGCAGCCACGAATGGAGCCGGGAGGCGGCCCCCGCGGAAGCGGCCGAGGTGCAGCGCGTCTGGAAGGACGCCCACGGCAACGTGCTCAACGACGGCGACAGCGTCACCGTCATCAAGGACCTGAAGATCAAGGGCAGCTCGGCGGTCGTGAAGGTCGGCACCAAGGTGAAGAACATCCGCCTCATCGAGGGCGACCACGACATTGACTGCAAGATCGATGGGTTCGGCTCGATGCAGCTCAAGTCCGAGTACATCAAGAAGGCCTGACCACCGGGCTGGCCCGCCGCGGCGGGCCGGTGTTTCAGCGCGGCTGCAGCACCACGCAGGTGGTCGTCGCGTGGGCGTACAGCCGCCCGTCCGGCCCGTAGAGCCGGCCCTCGGCAAAGCCCACCTGCCTGCCAGCGCTGATGATCTTGCCCTCGGCGCGCACCAGCGGCACGTCCGGGGTCAGGGCGCGCAGGTAGCTGACCTTCAGCTCGGCCGTGGTGTAGCTCCGGCCGGCTGGCAGGGTGGTGTGGATGGCGCAGGCCACCGCCGAGTCGAGCAGTGTGGCGATCCAGCCGCCATGGATCGTGCCCATCGGGTTGCAGAAGCGCGCACTCGGGTGGCCCTGGAACACCATGCGGCCGGGCTCGAACTCGATCGGGAAGAAGTCCAGCGCGGCGCCGATCGGCACCGAGGGCAACTCGCCGCTGCCGATGGCCTCGAACATCTGCAGGCCCGTCTTCTCCATGACCTGCTCGGGGCGCGAGATGCCTGGCGCGGCCAGGTGCTGGCGCACGCGGGCCTCATCGGCGCGCCATCGCTCCAGCGTGGCAGCAATCTCGTCGTGCAGTTGGTGGCTGGCGGTGCTCATGCGGTTCCTTGCTCGGGCAGTCCCGGACGTTCGGGCGCCATCATGGCGGGAAGCGCAAGGTACCTGCGCGGCGCAGGGCCTTCTGTCTCGCAGGTGTCAGGCCTTGAACAGCTCGATCCAGCCGCGCCGGCCGAGCTTCTCCAGCGTCTCGATGTTGTGCTCGTAGATGTCCGCGGCGTCCGGAAAGGCCTCCACCGCCGCGTCGATGCTGCTCTCGCGCAGCAGGTGCAGGGTGGGGTAGGGCGAGCGGTTGCTGAAGTTGGAGATGTCGTCGAAGGCGGTGCCCTCGAACTGGTAGTCGGGGTGGAAGCTGGCGATCTGCAGCTCGCCATCCAGCTCCATGCGCTCCAGGGCCTGGTCGGCGATGTCCAGGAAGTCGTTGTAGTCGATGAAGTCCTGCAGCACGCGCGGGTGCATCAGCAGGGTCATCTCGACCTGCTCGGGGTCGGCGTCGGCCAGCAGCTTCAGCTCGGCCTCCAGTTCGCCCAGCAGTTGCTCGGGCTCGGTGGACTGGCTGACGACGTAGCGGATCTGCTGCTTGACGTGTACCGCCTTGGCGAAGGGGCAGAGGTTCAGGCCGATCACGGCCCGCTCCAGCCAGGTGCGCGTGGCGGCGAGCACGCTGGCCTCGTCGTTGGGGAGGTCCTCGCTGATGCCAGGGACGACGGCCGGCACTACCGCGGGATGGGGTTCGGACGGGGTGCTTGGGTTGGTCATTGGCTGCTCTCGGAGGTGGGGGCGGGCAGGGCCGCGGGGATGCCGGCCAGGGCCTCGATGCTGGCGCCGCGCTCGCGCAGCAGGGCTTCCAGGGCGGGCAGCAGCGGGCCGAGGCGTTCTTCCAGGGTGGCGCGCACCGTGTCGACCATCACCTGGGTACCGCGCTCGATCTCGATGTTCAGCGCATCGCCGCTCTGGCGCGCGCCGAAGGTGGTCTGGCGCAGCGTCTCGGGGATCAGCCAGACTTCGAACCAGCCGCTGCCGTCGGTCTCGCGGCCGGCTTCCGCCACGGTCAGGCTGGCGCCGTTGACCGCGATGTAGCCCTTCGGGAATACGTAGCGCATCCAGGGCGCCGGCACGGCGATGCGCAGCACGTGGTTGTTCTGCGGCTGGCGGATGCTGTCCAGTCGGGCCTGGAAGTCGATGTGGCCGGAGAGCGGGTGGCCGCCGATCTCGACACCGTCGCGCGCGGCGCGCTCGACGTTGAGGCGCCCGCCCACGCCGAACGAACCCAGCGTGGTCAGCGCCAGGCTCTGCTGCATCACGTCGAAGTCGGCCCGGCATTCGCCCTGGTGGCGCGTGACGGTGAGGCACACGCCGTCGCAGGCGACGCTGGCGCCGATCTCCTGGCCGTCGATGAAGCCGGGCGGAAACTCCAGCGTGAAGCTGCGCAGACCGGGCTGGTCGTTGATGGCCACGATGGTGGCGACGGCTTGGACGATGCCGGTGAACATGGTGTCGTGGTGGGGGCCTGGGTTGGCGGCGAGCTTACCAGCGCCGCTTGCCCGGGCCGCACCGAGGTCCAACGCGGCGCGGCCGCCGCCCGGCCGTTCAGGCGTCCAGCAGCCCCCAGCGCAGCGCCACCAGCGTCAGCTCGCTCTGGTTGCCGGCGCCGAGCTTCTGCTTGACGTTGTAGAGGTGGGTGCCCACGGTGCTGGGCGAGAGTTTCAGGTGGTCGGCAATCTGGGCCACGCTCTGGCCGCGGGCGAGCTGCATGAAGACGGCGAACTCGCGCTCGGAGAGTCGGTCCGCCGGGTGGGCCGAGCCGCCGTCGAGCTGGGCCACGGCCAGCGCCTGGGCGGTCTGCGGGTCCACGTAGCGCTCGCCGCGCATCAGGGCGGCCACCGCCTGCAGCAGGGACTCGGGCGCGCTGCGCTTGGCGAGGTAGCCCATCGCGCCGCTGCGCAGGGCGCGCTGGGGGTGGGCGGTGTCCTCGTGGGCGGACA
The Sphaerotilus microaerophilus DNA segment above includes these coding regions:
- a CDS encoding ArsR/SmtB family transcription factor codes for the protein MEEKDAVLSLAALAQAMRLRVFRALVGAGPQGLTPGALSALLDVPASTLSFHLKELMHAGLVTQERDGRNLIYRPSIQQMNDLLAYLSAHCCQGEPCGAAEVAGTPAGGCAGC
- a CDS encoding zinc ribbon domain-containing protein YjdM, whose translation is MTPLPPCPQCQSTFVYEDGANYICPECSHEWSREAAPAEAAEVQRVWKDAHGNVLNDGDSVTVIKDLKIKGSSAVVKVGTKVKNIRLIEGDHDIDCKIDGFGSMQLKSEYIKKA
- a CDS encoding PaaI family thioesterase, whose translation is MSTASHQLHDEIAATLERWRADEARVRQHLAAPGISRPEQVMEKTGLQMFEAIGSGELPSVPIGAALDFFPIEFEPGRMVFQGHPSARFCNPMGTIHGGWIATLLDSAVACAIHTTLPAGRSYTTAELKVSYLRALTPDVPLVRAEGKIISAGRQVGFAEGRLYGPDGRLYAHATTTCVVLQPR
- a CDS encoding DUF1415 domain-containing protein, which codes for MTNPSTPSEPHPAVVPAVVPGISEDLPNDEASVLAATRTWLERAVIGLNLCPFAKAVHVKQQIRYVVSQSTEPEQLLGELEAELKLLADADPEQVEMTLLMHPRVLQDFIDYNDFLDIADQALERMELDGELQIASFHPDYQFEGTAFDDISNFSNRSPYPTLHLLRESSIDAAVEAFPDAADIYEHNIETLEKLGRRGWIELFKA
- a CDS encoding riboflavin synthase subunit alpha, producing MFTGIVQAVATIVAINDQPGLRSFTLEFPPGFIDGQEIGASVACDGVCLTVTRHQGECRADFDVMQQSLALTTLGSFGVGGRLNVERAARDGVEIGGHPLSGHIDFQARLDSIRQPQNNHVLRIAVPAPWMRYVFPKGYIAVNGASLTVAEAGRETDGSGWFEVWLIPETLRQTTFGARQSGDALNIEIERGTQVMVDTVRATLEERLGPLLPALEALLRERGASIEALAGIPAALPAPTSESSQ
- a CDS encoding response regulator codes for the protein MTTRADPATRVTRVMLVDDHALVRMGFRMLLGEADCEVVAECGTGEQACQTYPSAQPDVVVMDLSMPGMGGMEALRRILAADPKARILALSAHEDTAHPQRALRSGAMGYLAKRSAPESLLQAVAALMRGERYVDPQTAQALAVAQLDGGSAHPADRLSEREFAVFMQLARGQSVAQIADHLKLSPSTVGTHLYNVKQKLGAGNQSELTLVALRWGLLDA